From Aspergillus fumigatus Af293 chromosome 3, whole genome shotgun sequence, a single genomic window includes:
- a CDS encoding putative isopropanol dehydrogenase has product MATHQAIILPGINLPLTLASVPTPAPQSGQVLIKVLASPILAYYRAILTGKRPYPLSLPLTPGVSPIGRIEATGSDTTALKPGQLVYVDLAVRARDDPLKEHGTIVLQGLFVGITPEARILSENDWRHGSWAEKQLVPLENVHVLDESLLCAQMGYSPARLTWINTLLVPYGGLLSGALQPGRRSVEKIQSRYPKGKVVGVATEGLNETSLKDAMRKATPRGLGADLFLDFTPSSAAEGQKWIHLASAISALKANGRAVLMGGASDAVSLPYSVLMMRNITVKGNFMFDGTAPVKLIRLIETGNLSLSRFHDIEFDFKDYERAIDEAATKTAGDCGVVLVHKE; this is encoded by the exons ATGGCCACCCACcaagccatcatcctcccTGGTATTAACTTACCACTCACCCTCGCCTCAGTCCCAACACCAGCCCCCCAATCCGGCCAAGTCCTCATCAAGGTCCTCGCCAGCCCTATCCTCGCATACTACCGCGCAATCCTCACCGGCAAACGTCCCTatcccctctccctccccctcacccctggTGTATCCCCAATCGGCCGCATCGAGGCCACCGGATCCGACACAACAGCACTCAAACCGGGCCAACTAGTGTACGTCGACCTTGCCGTACGCGCACGCGATGACCCTCTCAAGGAACACGGCACCATCGTCCTTCAGGGCCTCTTCGTAGGTATAACCCCCGAAGCGCGCATCCTATCCGAAAACGACTGGCGGCATGGCTCGTGGGCGGAGAAACAGCTCGTCCCGCTGGAGAATGTGCATGTTCTCGATGAATCGCTGCTGTGTGCGCAGATGGGTTATTCACCGGCACGGCTCACCTGGATTAACACCCTGCTTGTTCCGTACGGCGGATTACTGTCGGGGGCCCTGCAGCCGGGGAGACG TTCCgtcgagaagatccagaGCCGCTATCCAAAGGGAAAGGTAGTCGGAGTTGCAACGGAGGGTCTCAATGAGACTTCCCTGAAAGACGCGATGAGGAAAGCCACCCCTCGCGGGCTTGGTGCGGATCTGTTCCTTGATTTTACTCCATCGTCGGCTGCCGAGGGACAGAAATGGATACATCTCGCCTCTGCCATATCTGCCTTGAAGGCTAATGGTCGTGCGGTTCTGATGGGTGGTGCTTCGGATGCGGTCAGCCTGCCTTATTCAGTGCTCATGATGCGTAACATCACGGTGAAGGGGAATTTTATGTTTGACGGAACTGCTCCTGTGAAGTTGATCCGGCTCATTGAGACGGGGAACTTGTCGCTGTCGAGATTTCACGACATTGAGTTTGATTTCAAGGACTACGAAAGGGCAATTGATGAGGCTGCCACGAAGACTGCTGGCGACTGCGGTGTGGTCTTGGTCCACAAGGAATAA
- a CDS encoding putative lipase/esterase translates to MAPKPKLSFDRELDSLLPDYNDLIQLPEVNDILPPGVTHEEHTFLGPDKNPLILSIFRKESPPDSFPQKRPAIYHIHGGGMIMGNRFCTLSGPLEFVREHDAICTTIEYRLAPKHPYPAPIEGCYAGLVWVHEHAEELGIDSTRIVINGLSAGGGLAAGVALLCRDRKGPPLIGQSLFSPMIDDCNDSVSAHEFTGTGIWDRNANMAGWNAYLGDRRGSYNVNVYAAPIRAKNLTGLPPAYIDVGSTETFRDEDVQYAQNMWRDGTQCELHVWPGAYHGFEGLCPRAQLSIMARKARLDWLRRSLFC, encoded by the exons ATGGCTCCAAAACCAAAGCTGTCATTCGATCGCGAGCTAGACTCCCTCCTTCCAGATTATAATGACTTAATCC AGTTACCCGAAGTCAATGATATACTACCTCCGGGAGTCACTCACGAAGAACACACTTTCCTCGGCCCTGACAAGAACCCGCTGATCCTCTCAATCTTCCGCAAGGAGAGTCCGCCAGACTCTTTTCCACAGAAACGACCAGCCATCTACCATATCCATGGTGGAGGCATGATCATGGGCAACCGCTTCTGCACACTAAGCGGCCCGCTCGAATTCGTTCGCGAACATGACGCTATCTGCACCACGATCGAATACCGCCTTGCGCCTAAACATCCCTACCCTGCACCGATCGAAGGTTGCTACGCTGGCCTGGTCTGGGTACATGAGCACGCAGAGGAACTCGGAATCGACTCGACTCGTATTGTAATCAATGGACTCTCAGCAGGAGGTGGCCTGGCAGCAGGTGTTGCGCTGCTGTGTCGGGACCGGAAAGGCCCTCCTTTGATCGGACAATCGCTGTTCTCGCCTATGATCGATGACTGTAATGACTCAGTTTCGGCGCATGAGTTTACTGGAACGGGGATCTGGGACCGCAATGCCAATATGGCAGGTTGGAATGCGTATCTAGGTGACCGCAGAGGAAGTTACAATGTCAATGTGTATGCAGCTCCTATTAGGGCAAAGAATCTTACAGGCCTTCCGCCGGCGTATATCGATGTCGGATCGACAGAGACATTTCGCGACGAAGATGTCCAGTATGCGCAGAACATGTGGCGTGACGGCACTCAGTGTGAACTGCATGTTTGGCCTGGTGCATATCATGGATTCGAGGGACTGTGCCCGAGAGCGCAGTTGTCTATTATGGCGAGGAAAGCGAGGTTGGATTGGCTACGGCGAAGTCTCTTCTGTTGA
- a CDS encoding ankyrin repeat domain-containing protein has product MTEEKAVPGKLEVALFLAASKGYDTIVKLLLSTPGVRLDFKDEDGRNAVSLAAEGGHESVLQILLETGQVDVNAVDTKTGQSPLCWAVKNGHAGVVSKLLAVENIDPNIPDANGETPLYAAVKSENGGIIDQLLARADLNANTPDAAGQTPLYWAVKNGNEAVAGALLGRAEVDPNAAGADGQTPLYLAVRNGHEGIMNRLLARGETNPDIPDANGQTPLYWAVEQGNLPFVVQLLKVNADPDVKDNQGRTPLLWAAEKGHEEVVRLLIGSRRVNVNAADAVGRTPLWWAARNGHLPVVRLLVRNGADREAQPSPDDEKVAHGTPLYQAGRKYHTDIVKYLIKKGADIDCPCGESGLPLLLALVVHDRTKRGMKMLNVLLEKGANVNARDTKGRTTLHILAKDGDMDLTALFLQRGAQVNAAAKDGKTPLHLAVIHEHEEIVEMLLANGGDPEAADHTGDTPLHLAVFAGHRRLVGLLLEKDCDINVTNHCGETPLHKAVERGHRKMVEFLLRNGAELEMQDDYKRTPLHRAVKAKNHVMRLLVNKGANIHATDMYGQTALHIAAEAGLRDDVDFLLGHGAEAEAKDHKGRIPLDLAVKAGEVEVEELLQEMSLVVVDASSGSEESGG; this is encoded by the coding sequence ATGACGGAAGAAAAGGCCGTACCAGGGAAGCTGGAAGTCgcgctcttcctcgccgCAAGCAAAGGCTACGATACGATCGTCAAACTCCTCCTGAGCACCCCCGGGGTGCGTCTCGACTTCAAAGACGAGGACGGGCGGAATGCGGTCTCCCTCGCCGCAGAGGGTGGACATGAGAGTGTCCTGCAGATCTTGCTCGAGACCGGGCAAGTAGATGTGAATGCGGTGGATACTAAAACAGGCCAATCCCCGTTATGTTGGGCAGTGAAAAACGGACATGCAGGCGTGGTGAGCAAATTACTCGCTGTTGAGAATATCGACCCGAATATTCCCGACGCCAACGGCGAGACGCCCTTGTACGCGGCTGTGAAGAGTGAGAATGGGGGGATAATCGACCAACTACTCGCACGGGCGGATCTCAATGCAAACACCCCGGACGCTGCTGGACAGACACCCCTCTACTGGGCTGTGAAGAACGGAAACGAAGCGGTGGCGGGGGCATTACTCGGACGCGCGGAGGTGGACCCGAACGCCGCTGGTGCCGATGGACAAACGCCGTTGTATTTGGCTGTCAGGAATGGGCACGAAGGGATCATGAATCGTCTGCTCGCGCGCGGTGAGACCAACCCGGATATCCCCGACGCGAATGGCCAGACTCCCCTCTACTGGGCTGTGGAACAGGGAAACCTGCCGTTTGTGgtgcagctgctcaaggtGAATGCCGACCCGGATGTCAAGGATAATCAGGGACGGACGCCGTTGCTATGGGCTGCGGAGAAGGGACACGAGGAGGTGGTTCGATTGCTGATCGGGTCGAGGAGAGTTAATGTGAATGCTGCCGATGCGGTCGGCAGGACGCCGTTGTGGTGGGCTGCGAGAAACGGTCACCTCCCTGTGGTCCGACTGCTCGTGCGCAACGGGGCGGATCGAGAAGCGCAGCCGTCTCCTGATGACGAAAAGGTCGCTCATGGCACGCCGCTGTACCAGGCCGGCAGGAAGTACCATACCGACATAGTGAAATACTTGATCAAGAAGGGCGCTGACATCGATTGCCCATGTGGAGAGTCCGGCCTCCCGCTTCTGTTGGCGCTGGTGGTACACGATCGCACGAAGCGCGGGATGAAAATGCTCAATGTGCTACTTGAGAAAGGCGCCAATGTCAACGCGAGGGATACCAAAGGAAGGACTACGCTTCACATATTAGCAAAGGATGGCGACATGGATCTGACTGCCCTGTTCCTGCAGAGAGGCGCCCAGGTCAATGCTGCCGCCAAGGACGGGAAAACACCACTGCATCTGGCCGTGATTCATGAACATGAGGAGATAGTCGAGATGCTCCTGGCCAACGGCGGAGACCCTGAAGCAGCCGATCACACAGGAGATACACCCCTTCATCTCGCCGTGTTCGCAGGCCATAGACGACTAGTCGGCTTGCTACTAGAGAAAGACTGCGATATCAACGTGACGAACCACTGTGGAGAAACACCACTGCACAAGGCAGTGGAACGCGGCCATCGCAAGATGGTGGAGTTTCTTTTGAGGAACGGGGCGGAACTCGAAATGCAGGACGACTATAAGAGGACCCCGCTGCATCGAGCAGTCAAGGCGAAGAACCACGTAATGAGGTTGTTGGTCAATAAAGGAGCCAACATCCACGCGACAGATATGTACGGTCAGACCGCATTACacatcgccgccgaggcggGACTACGCGACGACGTGGACTTTCTACTGGGCCACGgcgctgaagctgaagcGAAAGATCACAAGGGTCGGATACCATTAGATCTGGCAGTTAAGGCTGGcgaggtcgaggtcgaggagctcctcCAGGAAATGAgtctcgtcgtcgtcgacgcATCGTCAGGAAGCGAAGAGTCGGGGGGCTGA
- a CDS encoding putative NUDIX domain produces MATSKYRTTQYTSEEFVESSGAILFDLSNETQRVCLIHYNVKNEWLLAKGRRNCGESRLEAALREVEEETGYKCHAHPVTMSTRAPQKTEADNVPDQARSYPGLSEPFMLTIRELNKEGAKLIWWYIAAIDGDLSGSTPSADCDFRAEFFTYDEALQRLTFQEDRDILARAITLVRGS; encoded by the coding sequence ATGGCTACTTCCAAATACCGCACCACGCAGTACACGTCTGAGGAATTTGTTGAAAGCAGCGGTGCTATTCTATTTGACCTGTCAAATGAGACGCAGCGCGTCTGCTTGATTCACTACAATGTAAAGAACGAATGGCTTCTAGCAAAAGGTCGACGAAATTGTGGCGAATCTCGACTTGAGGCTGCTTTGAGagaagtggaggaggaaacTGGCTATAAATGCCACGCTCATCCTGTTACGATGTCGACTCGTGCACCCCAAAAAACAGAAGCGGATAATGTTCCAGACCAAGCTCGGTCGTACCCCGGTCTGAGTGAGCCTTTCATGCTCACCATTCGCGAGCTAAATAAGGAAGGCGCAAAATTAATTTGGTGGTACATCGCTGCAATAGATGGGGACCTAAGTGGCAGCACACCATCCGCAGACTGCGATTTCAGAGCTGAGTTTTTTACATACGACGAAGCTTTGCAAAGGTTGACATTTCAAGAAGACCGCGACATCTTGGCAAGGGCAATCACTTTAGTGAGAGGTTCATGA